The following proteins are co-located in the Pedobacter sp. FW305-3-2-15-E-R2A2 genome:
- the ybeY gene encoding rRNA maturation RNase YbeY yields the protein MSKPAIHFFTEDLSYTLKKKTLLKAWIKSVIEEEGYALQELNFILCSDEYLLRINQQYLNHDTYTDVITFDNSEALKMIVGDIFISLERIQENAKEFKHTVADELCRVMAHGTLHLLGYKDKGKAAKTLMTEKEDYYLATLKIQQG from the coding sequence ATGAGTAAACCTGCAATCCACTTTTTCACCGAAGACCTTAGTTATACCCTTAAAAAGAAAACACTTCTTAAGGCCTGGATCAAGTCTGTGATAGAAGAAGAAGGATATGCATTACAGGAGTTGAACTTTATTTTATGCTCAGACGAATATTTACTGCGTATAAACCAACAATACCTGAATCATGACACTTATACCGACGTCATTACTTTTGATAACTCAGAAGCGCTTAAAATGATTGTTGGTGATATTTTCATCAGTCTGGAGCGGATTCAGGAAAATGCCAAAGAATTCAAGCATACCGTTGCCGACGAATTGTGCCGCGTAATGGCGCATGGGACCCTGCACCTGCTGGGCTATAAAGACAAAGGCAAAGCGGCAAAAACACTGATGACGGAGAAAGAAGATTATTATCTGGCAACCTTAAAAATCCAGCAGGGATAG